The following are encoded in a window of Onthophagus taurus isolate NC chromosome 3, IU_Otau_3.0, whole genome shotgun sequence genomic DNA:
- the LOC111417754 gene encoding probable ATP-dependent RNA helicase CG8611: protein MNKKVIMKTNSTQIKPNTSRKDDSSFSFNFTKKSKTQPKGTVFKKKTLKNNDNKREGNDESNKNMFQDKFKSGYVKRKQRKDKLLVKQGVNIEAKDRNQNQKKNFSLFTDKKRDFYVDSKKGESISEVVFTKGTKFNDLGIHKHLVSNLEKINFNVLTNVQEKSIPVLLEKKNALIRSQTGSGKTLAYAVPILNRLLELEPRLKRTDGIQVLIVVPTRELALQTNEEFKKINTFQWIVTGYLCGGESRKSEKDRIRKGVNILIGTPGRILDHVLHTSALDLSKIKCVVLDEADRLLDMGFRKDILSLIEKIDSSKIHSDYNPIEMLFQKSQNDKKVTNKEYQTILLSATLTKDIAELADLTMKDHVSIDALDETQNVNENDFIIPNTVTQECLIVPIKHRLFTLSSMIVSKSKKNAKIFVFMASTHMVEFHYELFSNHLVNMPKNRGRQKTMNFNGENVVVFDDSDDESDEELVVDVEFFKLHGNMDQKERKDVFVRFKNARKGVLICTDVAARGLDVPEADLIIQYTPPQTDKDYLHRIGRTGRAGKSGIATIFLTPEEQEYISYLNNHKVFLKKKDTQEYLRHLCDVMREKDVEEAATALQRHFENVVNKNGVLKKSACFAYSTWSRFYNSYSSSLKSIFNYKQINLGHYVTSFALTITPTEVSGIVRGQIGKTEKTRLNKKLANHADDESKLKQSKKRKNLSVSTSEYSSGLESLKKKSKMN, encoded by the exons atgaataaaaaagttataatgaAGACAAATTCAACACAAATTAAg cCTAATACATCACGAAAAGATGATTCATccttttcatttaatttcacaaaaaaatcgaaaacaCAACCTAAAGGTactgtttttaaaaagaaaacgttaaaaaataacgataataaaCGAGAGGGGAACGatgaaagtaataaaaatatgtttcaagacaaatttaaaagtggTTATGTTAAACGTAAACAACGGAAAGATAAGTTGTTGGTGAAACAAGGGGTTAATATTGAAGCTAAAGATAGAAATcagaatcaaaagaaaaatttttcattatttacgGATAAAAAACGAGATTTTTATGTTGATAGTAAAAAAGGGGAATCTATTTCAGAGGTTGTTTTTACGAAAGGGactaaatttaatgatttggGGATTCATAAACATTTGGTTTCAAATTtggagaaaattaattttaatgttttaactaATGTACAAGAAAAATCAATCCCTGTTcttttagaaaagaaaaatgcttta ATTCGCTCACAAACCGGTTCGGGAAAAACTTTGGCTTATGCAGTTccgattttaaatcgattactTGAATTAGAACCGCGTTTAAAACGCACCGATGGTATTCAAGTGTTGATTGTGGTTCCAACTCGGGAATTAGCACTTCAAACGAATgaagaattcaaaaaaattaat aCATTTCAATGGATTGTTACCGGTTATCTTTGCGGTGGTGAAAGTAGGAAAAGTGAAAAGGATCGTATTCGAAAAggtgtaaatattttaataggaACCCCTGGGAGGATTTTAGATCACGTTTTACACACTTCAGCATTAgatttaagtaaaataaaatgtgtagTGCTCGATGAAGCCGATAGATTATTAGATATGGGATTTAGAAAggatattttaagtttaatcgaaaaaattgaCTCATCAAAAATTCACAGTGATTATAACCCAATTGAAATGCTTTtccaaaaatcacaaaatgataaaaaagtcACCAATAAAGAATATCAAACGATTTTATTATCGGCAACTTTAACTAAAGATATCGCTGAATTAGCCGATTTAACTATGAAAGATCACGTTTCGATCGATGCGTTAGACGAAACTCAAAACGTTAAcgaaaacgattttattatcCCAAACACGGTAACCCAAGAGTGTTTAATTGTTCCGATTAAGCATAGATTGTTTACTTTGTCTTCGATGATCGTTTCGAAATCGAAGAAAAAcgcgaaaatatttgtttttatggcGAGCACTCACATGGTCGAATTCCATTACGAATTGTTTTCGAACCATTTGGTGAATATGCCCAAAAATCGGGGGAGACAAAAAACTATGAATTTTAACGGCGAAAATGTCGTTGTTTTTGATGATAGCGATGATGAAAGTGATGAAGAATTAGTTGTTGacgttgaattttttaaattacatggTAATATGGATCAAAAGGAAAGGAAGGATGTTTTTGTTAGGTTCAAAAATGCTCGAAAAGGGGTTTTAATTTGTACC gaTGTTGCTGCTCGTGGTTTGGATGTCCCAGAAGCTGATTTAATTATACAATACACTCCACCTCAAACTGATAAAGATTATTTACATCGAATTGGTCGAACGGGTCGCGCTGGAAAATCGGGAATCGCAACGATTTTTTTGACACCCGAAGAACAAGAATACATTTCTTATCTAAATAATCATaaagtttt tttaaaaaagaaagataccCAAGAATATTTGAGACACCTTTGTGATGTGATGCGCGAAAAAGATGTTGAAGAAGCCGCAACCGCGCTTCAAAGACACtttgaaaatgttgtaaataaaaatggggttttaaaaaaaagcgCGTGTTTTG cTTATTCTACATGGTCAAGATTTTATAATAGTTACTCATCTTCGTTAAAATcaatctttaattataaacaaattaatttaggGCATTACGTAACTAGCTTTGCCTTAACGATAACTCCAACGGAAGTGTCTGGAATCGTTCGCGGGCAAATTggaaaaaccgaaaaaacgagattaaacaaaaaactagcTAATCACGC tgatgatgaatcaaaattaaagcaaTCAAAGAAAAGGAAGAATTTGAGTGTTTCAACGTCAGAATATTCAAGCGGATTGGAATcgttgaaaaagaaaagtaaaatgaattaa
- the LOC111422465 gene encoding vesicle-trafficking protein SEC22b yields the protein MVLMTMIARVADGLPLAATMQEDEQAGRGILDYQNQAKMLFRKLGPQSPARCTIETGPYLFHYLIEHDICYLVLCEKNYSKRLAYSYLDDIAQEFHTQYGKRVNTVTRPYTFIEFDNYIQKAKKIFTDSRSRRNLNTINNQLQDVQRIMVQNIDDVLQRGTVLSELDAKTQNIAMLTQKYKKDATYLNMKSMYVKAAAGCIVVVVFILYFWIL from the exons atggttttaatgaCGATGATAGCTCGCGTAGCTGATGGGCTACCATTGGCGGCTACAATGCAAGAAGACGAGCAG GCTGGTCGAGGTATATTAGATTATCAAAACcaagcaaaaatgttgtttaggAAGTTGGGACCACAATCACCAGCTAGATGTACCATAGAAACGGGACCCTATCTTTTTCA ttatttaataGAACATGATATTTGTTATTTAGTTTTGTGTGAAAAAAACTATTCAAAACGTTTGGCCTATTCTTATTTAGATGATATAGCTCAAGAATTTCACACTCAATATGGAAAAAGAGTTAATACGGTTACAAGACCTTACacatttattgaatttgatAATTATATACAGAaagcaaagaaaatttttactgATTCGCGATCGAGAAGGAATTTAAATActattaataatcaattacAAGATGTCCAAAGGATTATGGTACAGAATATTGATGATGTTTTACAACGTGGAACAGTTTTATCag agTTGGATGCAAAAACCCAAAATATTGCGATGTTAACGCAAAAGTACAAAAAAGATGCtacatatttaaatatgaAATCGATGTATGTTAAAGCAGCAGCTGGTTGTATCGTGGTTGTAGtgtttattctttatttttggattttgtaa
- the LOC111422467 gene encoding 5'-3' exonuclease PLD3-like: protein MRGDNRPSTLYEAPHEDDGPNLNYYFNGNDDQVQILSTSRKKPFTKVQYIPMVILGVLTILIFFVPLLDQVAQNALHKVNNKIRNNSCPDTCSFSLVESIPDGVFYKNNSPIFPTTFDTWINLIENAQKSIEIGSFYWTLRGVDVIPHPTAKQGEEIFQALLDAGSIRKIKIRIAQSAPDPNLTSNDTNILEENSAEVRSVNFTQLLGGGVLHTKIWIIDDENFYIGSANMDWRALTQVKEMGVVGRKCRCLAKDLKKIFDVYWELGKDAIIPDHWDNKFSTNINKENPIKIVDTQNISYTGFLSSSPLQLNPQGRTNDIDAILNTIQTANKFIYVAVMDYLPLILYTKRIQFWPVIDDALKSAAINGIEIKMLISHWKHSRDSEDNFLKSLLILNESYKWVSIEIKHFVVPTSEDQEKIPFGRVNHNKYMVTDKTAYIGTSNWSGDYFINTAGVGFVFEDDKNQTNTENSIRSQLQSVFERDWTSNYTIPIQTLKL from the exons atgAGA GGCGATAATCGACCGAGTACGCTTTACGAAGCCCCACACGAAGATGATGGCCCCAATTTAAACTATTATTTCAACGGAAACGATGATCAAGTACAAATATTATCGACGTCCCGTAAAAAACCGTTTACTAAAGTCCAATATATTCCTATGGTTATACTCGGAGTGTtgactattttaatatttttcgttCCGTTATTAGATCAGGTAGCACAAAATGCTTTGcacaaagttaataataaaattagaaacaattCTTGTCCAGATACTTGTAg tttttctttaGTTGAAAGTATCCCCGATggagttttttataaaaataattcgcCGATTTTCCCCACAACGTTCGATACTTGGATAAATTTGATAGAAAATGCGCAAAAATCGATTGAGATAGGTTCGTTTTATTGGACTTTAAGGGGCGTTGATGTTATTCCGCATCCAACAGCTAAACAg GGAGAAGAAATTTTCCAAGCTTTATTAGATGCAGGATcaattcgaaaaattaaaattcgaaTTGCTCAAAGTGCCCCAGATCCAAATTTAACCAGCAATGATACAAATATTTTAGAGGAGAATTCCGCGGAGGTTCGCTCAGTTAATTTTACCCAATTATTAGGAGGTGGGGTTTTGCATACTAAAATATGGATTATTGATGATGagaatttttatattgggAGTGCTAATATGGATTGGAGGGCTTTAACACAAGTGAAAGAGATGGGGGTTGTTGGGAGAAAATGTCGGTGTTTAGcaaaggatttaaaaaaaatttttgatgtttattgGGAATTAGGGAAAGATGCAATAATCCCAGATCATTGGGATAATAAATTTAGTACCAATATTAACAAGGAGAAtccaattaaaattgttgatacccaaaatatttcttatacAGGATTTTTATCG AGTTCACCTTTACAATTAAACCCTCAAGGTCGTACAAACGACATCGATGCTATATTAAACACAATTCAAACGGCGAATAAATTCATTTACGTCGCAGTTATGGATTATTTACCTCTAATTTTATACACAAAAAGGATTCAATTCTGGCCAGTCATCGATGACGCTTTAAAATCCGCTGCAATTAACggaattgaaataaaaatgctaATCAGTCATTGGAAGCATTCGCGGGATTctgaagataattttttaaaatcacttttaattctaaatGAGTCATACAAATGGGTTTCTATtgaaatt aaacATTTCGTCGTTCCAACGTCGGAGGATCAAGAAAAAATCCCTTTCGGGCGtgtaaatcataacaaataCATGGTTACCGATAAAACGGCTTATATTGGGACTTCAAATTGGTCCGGGGATTATTTCATAAACACAGCGGGAGTTGGATTTGTTTTTGAGGACGATAAAAACCAAACAAACACCGAAAATTCAATAAGGAGCCAATTACAAAGCGTTTTCGAACGAGATTGGACTTCTAATTACACAATTCCCATTCAAACTTTAAAGctttaa